Proteins from a genomic interval of Planctomycetota bacterium:
- a CDS encoding SDR family oxidoreductase — MKILVTGGAGFIGSHIVDKLVKDGAQVRVLDNFTAGKMDNIRHNLKQIDLFRGDIRHIPTVKRAVKGVKYIIHEAAKKSVPESLKYPEEFNEVNVAGTLNILNQAHKANVKRLVFASSSSIYGEVKVLPQKETLIPAPISPYGATKAIGETYLKTFSRMRYLETVCLRYFNVFGPRQEPDSPYAGVIIKFINSMLKDKRPTIFGDGRQSRDFTYIDNVAKATIGALTAKGVNGLSLNIASSHPITVLQLVKSLNQILGKNLKPIFNPIRTGDIKHSYADITLARRYLGYKTIVPFETGLRKTIEHLWE, encoded by the coding sequence ATGAAGATATTAGTCACCGGCGGGGCCGGATTTATCGGCTCGCATATTGTGGACAAACTGGTCAAGGACGGCGCTCAGGTCCGGGTGCTGGATAATTTTACTGCCGGCAAGATGGACAATATCCGCCATAATCTCAAACAGATAGACCTGTTCCGCGGTGATATCCGCCATATCCCGACTGTCAAAAGAGCGGTTAAGGGTGTGAAATACATCATCCACGAGGCGGCCAAGAAATCGGTCCCGGAGTCGCTCAAATACCCTGAAGAGTTTAATGAGGTAAATGTGGCCGGCACCCTGAATATATTAAATCAGGCGCATAAGGCCAATGTCAAGCGCCTGGTCTTTGCCTCATCCAGTTCCATCTACGGCGAGGTCAAGGTGCTACCGCAAAAGGAGACGCTTATTCCGGCCCCGATATCGCCCTATGGCGCTACCAAGGCCATTGGCGAAACCTATCTCAAGACCTTCAGCCGGATGCGCTATCTGGAAACGGTCTGCCTGAGGTATTTCAATGTCTTCGGCCCGAGACAGGAACCAGATTCGCCCTATGCCGGCGTGATTATTAAGTTCATCAATTCCATGCTCAAGGACAAACGCCCGACCATCTTTGGCGATGGCAGGCAATCCCGCGACTTCACCTATATTGATAACGTAGCTAAGGCCACCATCGGAGCGCTTACCGCAAAAGGCGTGAATGGCTTGTCGCTCAATATCGCATCCAGCCATCCGATAACGGTCCTGCAACTGGTCAAATCCCTGAATCAGATACTGGGCAAGAATCTAAAGCCGATATTCAATCCCATCCGGACCGGCGACATCAAGCACTCGTATGCTGATATCACCCTGGCCCGCAGGTATCTGGGCTACAAAACCATCGTGCCATTTGAGACGGGACTCAGGAAAACCATCGAACACCTCTGGGAATAA